A window of Diabrotica virgifera virgifera chromosome 9, PGI_DIABVI_V3a contains these coding sequences:
- the LOC126892119 gene encoding putative nuclease HARBI1 translates to MDLQELEELFEDDDEEIIYFLNNFRTYNVRERKNYMLEFDENEFSFRFRFPKNTVRQLVQELGPVLHHVNLMYHELDATAQVLITLRFYATGSFYIVMGDFGGIHKTTAGRIIKRVTDAIVSLRPQYVKFPNIEDIDNVQLSFYRFARFPKVIGAIDCTHIPIKSPGGNNAEFFRNRKGFFSLNVQVVCDANNYIMDVVCRWPGSCHDSHIFNNSSLKTRFENGEFMDKVLLGDSGYPVLNYLMTPLQNPQRAAEVLYNESHIASRIVIERTFGLLKSRFPILTCGMRCKLPFIQRIITACSVLHNIAIINREILVNEDAVDVDLEQVVAVHFHPGAIPVQRNFINYFETLL, encoded by the exons ATGGACCTTCAAGAACTTGAAGAACTTTTTGAAGATGACGATGaggaaataatatattttttaaataacttcagAACGTATAATGTACGAGAGAGAAAAAATTATATGTTAGAATTCGATGAAAACGAATTTTCGTTCAGGTTTCGTTTTCCTAAGAATACAGTAAGACAACTGGTGCAAGAGCTGGGTCCCGTTTTACACCATGTAAATCTTAT GTACCACGAGCTTGATGCTACAGCACAAGTTTTAATAACTTTAAGATTTTATGCTACTGGAAGTTTTTACATAGTTATGGGTGATTTTGGTGGCATCCATAAAACAACAGCAGGAAGAATCATAAAACGAGTAACAGATGCCATCGTTTCTTTAAGGCCCCAATATGTAAAATTTCCAAATATTGAGGACATAGATAATGTTCAATTAAGCTTTTATAGATTTGCTAGATTTCCAAAAGTTATTGGTGCAATAGATTGTACTCACATCCCCATAAAATCACCAG GTGGCAACAATGCTGAATTTTTCAGAAACAGAAAAGGTTTCTTTTCTTTAAATGTTCAAGTGGTTTGTGATGCCAACAATTATATTATGGATGTAGTTTGTCGTTGGCCAGGTTCTTGCCATGATAGCCATATTTTTAATAACTCCTCTTTAAAGACAAGATTTGAAAATGGGGAATTTATGGATAAAGTGTTATTAGGGGATAGTGGATATCCAGTCCTCAACTACCTAATGACACCATTACAGAATCCTCAGAGAGCAGCTGAAGTACTGTATAATGAATCTCATATTGCATCAAGAATTGTGATTGAGAGAACATTTGGTCTTTTAAAGAGCAGATTTCCCATTTTAACATGTGGAATGAGATGTAAGTTACCTTTTATTCAACGGATAATAACAGCTTGTTCAGTTTTGCATAATATTGCAATAATTAATAGAGAAATACTGGTAAATGAGGATGCAGTTGATGTTGATTTAGAACAAGTTGTAGCAGTACATTTCCATCCAGGAGCAATTCCAGTCCAAcgaaattttattaattattttgaaACATTGTTATAG